Proteins from a single region of Abyssalbus ytuae:
- a CDS encoding glycoside hydrolase family 97 protein — translation MINRFPLVLMLVVTFFSCQKETQTRFSLVSPEGKNIIHFELKDSKPYYSVSHGEKEVLTPSRLGFVFQDNDSLAKDFKVINVNESSVNDTWNQVWGEKHQIQNHYNQLTVTLQEKSNKKRKLNIEFRAFDDGVAFRYIYPEQESIQDSIFIMNELTEFNLKDDGDAWWIPAYKPNRYEHLFTKTNVSEIDTVHTPFTIKSNNGLYLSFHEADLKNYASYTVAKKEGTHLDLDLMPWHDGVKVRTTKLFKTPWRTLQIGEKPGDLIESYLILNLNEPNKLDDLSYIETYKYTGIWWGMHISKYTFWEGPKHGASTKNSLDYIDMTNQLGIHHMLVEGWNKGWTPAWYENKMHEFSFTEATPDFDYQKVVDYAKEKGVKIIGYHETGSNIINYKKQIDAGMQLYKNLGIHDVKIGQVGDMLNMKEWHGSQFGVQYYRWVLEKAAQYQLTVNFHEPIKATGERRTYPNMMAREGARGQEYNAWSEGNPPNHTVILPFTRMLSGPMDFTPGILDIMETKGFNNRRVHTTAAKQLALYVVFYSPIQMLADLPENYIGNPAFRFLTDVPTDWEDTKVLNAEIGEYITTVRKDLKSKDWYLGSITNEKSRELEIDLSFLENGKYEAQIYADASDTTLEHNPEKVDISKQEVTAQDKLKLKLATGGGTAIRFKKL, via the coding sequence ATGATAAATAGATTTCCTTTAGTTTTAATGTTGGTAGTTACTTTTTTTTCCTGCCAAAAGGAAACACAAACCAGGTTCAGTTTAGTATCGCCTGAAGGTAAAAATATCATTCATTTTGAATTGAAAGATAGTAAACCGTATTATAGTGTTTCTCACGGAGAAAAAGAAGTGTTAACACCTTCACGGCTTGGTTTTGTGTTTCAGGACAACGATTCATTGGCTAAAGACTTTAAAGTGATCAATGTTAATGAATCATCTGTAAATGACACTTGGAACCAAGTTTGGGGAGAAAAACACCAAATTCAAAATCATTATAACCAATTAACAGTTACCCTTCAGGAAAAATCCAATAAAAAACGTAAACTAAATATAGAATTTCGTGCCTTTGATGACGGAGTTGCGTTTCGCTACATTTATCCCGAACAAGAAAGCATCCAAGACAGTATTTTCATCATGAATGAACTTACCGAGTTCAACTTAAAAGATGATGGGGATGCGTGGTGGATTCCGGCTTATAAACCTAACCGTTATGAGCATTTGTTTACCAAAACCAACGTTTCGGAAATAGATACTGTTCACACCCCTTTTACTATAAAAAGTAATAATGGCCTGTATTTAAGTTTTCACGAAGCAGACTTAAAAAACTATGCTAGCTATACTGTAGCCAAAAAAGAAGGTACTCACTTAGATTTAGATTTAATGCCTTGGCACGATGGCGTAAAAGTAAGAACAACAAAATTATTTAAAACACCTTGGAGAACGCTTCAAATAGGAGAAAAACCTGGAGATTTAATCGAATCGTATTTAATTCTGAATTTAAATGAACCTAATAAATTAGATGATTTAAGTTATATAGAAACTTACAAATACACCGGAATTTGGTGGGGTATGCACATTAGTAAATATACCTTTTGGGAAGGGCCTAAACACGGAGCCAGTACCAAAAATTCACTGGACTATATAGATATGACCAACCAATTAGGCATTCATCATATGCTTGTTGAAGGGTGGAATAAAGGTTGGACACCTGCTTGGTACGAAAACAAAATGCATGAATTTAGTTTTACAGAAGCAACTCCCGATTTTGACTATCAAAAGGTGGTAGATTATGCCAAAGAAAAAGGTGTTAAAATCATTGGGTACCACGAAACAGGTTCTAATATCATCAACTATAAAAAGCAAATAGATGCCGGTATGCAGTTATACAAAAATTTAGGCATCCACGATGTGAAAATAGGGCAAGTGGGAGACATGCTCAATATGAAAGAATGGCACGGCAGCCAATTTGGTGTACAATACTACCGTTGGGTGTTGGAAAAAGCAGCGCAATATCAACTAACTGTAAATTTTCATGAACCTATAAAAGCTACAGGCGAACGAAGGACCTATCCCAATATGATGGCCCGTGAAGGTGCCCGCGGACAGGAATATAACGCTTGGAGCGAAGGTAATCCACCTAATCATACAGTGATTTTACCCTTTACCAGGATGTTGTCTGGCCCTATGGACTTTACGCCTGGTATATTGGATATTATGGAAACCAAAGGGTTTAATAATCGTCGTGTGCATACCACAGCAGCCAAACAATTGGCCTTGTACGTAGTATTTTACTCGCCTATTCAAATGCTGGCCGATTTACCCGAAAATTATATAGGCAACCCGGCATTCCGGTTTTTGACGGATGTACCTACAGATTGGGAAGATACCAAAGTATTAAATGCCGAAATAGGTGAATATATTACAACTGTTAGAAAAGATTTGAAAAGTAAAGACTGGTATTTAGGAAGTATTACTAATGAAAAATCAAGAGAATTGGAAATCGATTTATCCTTCTTGGAAAATGGAAAATACGAAGCACAAATTTATGCAGATGCCTCTGACACTACTTTGGAGCATAACCCTGAAAAAGTAGATATTTCAAAACAAGAGGTTACTGCTCAAGATAAGTTAAAATTAAAATTGGCCACAGGTGGGGGTACAGCTATTCGATTTAAAAAACTATAA
- a CDS encoding glycoside hydrolase family 2 TIM barrel-domain containing protein, with the protein MYNKFYIKTTTVLYALFMVSFFACEFPESQNQMTRKASFNTNWNFYLTKDTLDSINASTQWRKLNLPHDWSIESTFFESHPSGHGGGYLSGGLGWYKKTFNVKDSTKLTSIIFDGIYMNSEAWINGHYLGKRPNGYISFEYNLTPYLNYGDKNNELLVKVNNSKQPNSRWYSGSGIYRNVWLKTVNKTHIINNGTFIITPKVSDKEAIVLIEITLNNQSDVVKKGEVLTTIYQNSNKINSVSKEIPFDANPNQSITQELIIKNPKLWSVESPTMYTAVTQVKIDNQIVDEYKTPFGIRTFRFTTDKGFILNGKPLKIKGVCQHHDLGPLGTAINYRALERQLEILKDMGVNGIRTAHNPPAPELLELCDKMGFIVMDESYDMWKTGKTKYDYSNYWDEWHIKDLEDFIIRDRNHPSVFIWSIGNEISDQWSEEGVEIAKELTAIIKKLDSTRPITAGMNPPVNMKIDEVTLQFDEANTYFNNLAKSGALDLIGYNYAHQTWVHHQENFPGVPFIATETTSALQTRGYYDFPSDTMKIWPKRWDIPFDGGTPGNTCSAFDQVRAPWGSLHETSWKIIKKHDFMSGMYIWTGFDYIGEPTPYVWPSRSSYFGVIDLAGFPKDVYYMYQSEWTNKDVLYVFPHWNWNKGQMIDVWTYYNHADEVELYVNGKSQGIRKKQGDDLHVMWRIPFEAGVLKVVSRKDGKIVLQKEIKTAGEASGLNLIADRNTIKANGTDLSFVTVEIIDSDGNIVPTAQNNIHFELKGEGKIVGVSSGDPTNHQSFKGIHHKALNGKCLVIVQSGEMGGTLQLTATSEGLQNKAIKIIMN; encoded by the coding sequence ATGTATAATAAATTTTATATCAAAACCACCACAGTACTTTATGCACTATTTATGGTGTCATTTTTTGCTTGTGAATTTCCAGAGTCACAAAACCAGATGACTCGAAAAGCCAGTTTTAACACTAACTGGAATTTCTATTTGACAAAGGATACTTTAGATAGTATAAATGCCAGTACCCAATGGCGTAAACTCAACCTTCCTCACGATTGGAGTATAGAAAGTACTTTTTTTGAAAGCCACCCTTCAGGTCATGGGGGGGGCTATTTATCCGGAGGCCTTGGCTGGTACAAGAAAACATTTAATGTAAAAGACAGTACCAAACTTACTTCCATCATTTTTGATGGTATTTATATGAATAGTGAAGCCTGGATAAATGGACACTACTTAGGAAAACGTCCAAATGGATATATTAGCTTTGAATACAACCTCACACCTTACCTTAATTATGGCGATAAAAATAATGAACTCCTTGTAAAAGTAAATAATTCTAAACAACCCAACTCTCGTTGGTATTCCGGATCCGGAATTTATAGAAATGTTTGGCTAAAAACCGTAAACAAAACACATATAATTAATAACGGAACGTTCATTATTACACCTAAAGTGTCTGACAAAGAGGCAATCGTTCTAATCGAGATTACTCTTAACAATCAATCAGACGTAGTAAAAAAAGGGGAAGTATTAACTACAATATATCAGAATAGCAACAAAATTAATTCTGTATCAAAAGAAATCCCTTTCGACGCAAACCCCAATCAAAGTATCACTCAGGAATTAATCATTAAAAATCCCAAACTTTGGTCGGTAGAATCACCAACAATGTATACTGCTGTTACGCAAGTTAAAATTGATAACCAAATCGTAGATGAATATAAAACACCTTTCGGAATCCGAACATTCCGGTTCACTACAGATAAAGGGTTTATTTTGAACGGAAAACCGTTAAAAATAAAAGGCGTATGCCAACACCACGATTTAGGGCCGCTTGGTACTGCAATCAACTACCGGGCTTTAGAGCGTCAGTTAGAGATCCTGAAAGATATGGGTGTAAACGGAATCAGAACTGCACATAACCCACCAGCCCCCGAACTTTTAGAACTATGCGACAAAATGGGGTTCATAGTCATGGATGAATCTTATGATATGTGGAAAACCGGTAAAACCAAGTATGACTATAGCAATTATTGGGACGAATGGCACATAAAAGATTTAGAAGACTTTATCATTCGAGACCGTAACCACCCCAGCGTTTTCATTTGGAGTATTGGGAACGAAATTAGCGATCAATGGAGTGAAGAAGGCGTGGAAATTGCAAAAGAATTAACTGCAATTATAAAAAAATTAGATTCAACCCGCCCGATTACTGCCGGTATGAATCCACCTGTAAACATGAAAATAGATGAGGTTACTTTACAATTTGATGAAGCTAATACATACTTTAACAACCTTGCAAAATCGGGTGCTTTAGATTTAATTGGGTACAATTACGCACACCAAACCTGGGTACATCATCAGGAAAATTTTCCCGGTGTGCCATTTATTGCAACAGAAACCACATCGGCATTGCAAACGCGTGGTTACTACGATTTTCCATCTGACACCATGAAAATTTGGCCTAAACGTTGGGATATCCCGTTCGATGGAGGAACCCCGGGCAATACTTGTTCCGCATTCGATCAAGTTAGGGCACCTTGGGGCTCATTGCATGAAACAAGCTGGAAAATTATTAAAAAACATGATTTTATGTCCGGAATGTACATCTGGACCGGTTTCGATTATATTGGCGAACCAACACCTTACGTTTGGCCATCCAGAAGTTCATACTTTGGAGTGATAGATTTGGCTGGTTTTCCTAAAGATGTATATTATATGTACCAAAGTGAATGGACCAATAAAGATGTATTGTATGTTTTTCCGCATTGGAACTGGAATAAAGGTCAGATGATAGATGTTTGGACGTATTATAATCATGCCGATGAGGTTGAATTATACGTCAATGGGAAATCTCAGGGTATCAGAAAAAAACAAGGAGACGATTTACATGTCATGTGGCGTATTCCTTTTGAAGCAGGGGTACTTAAGGTGGTTTCCAGAAAAGATGGAAAAATAGTTTTGCAGAAAGAAATCAAAACAGCCGGGGAAGCTTCAGGATTAAACCTCATTGCAGATAGAAATACGATAAAAGCTAACGGAACGGATTTATCATTTGTTACAGTTGAAATTATTGATAGTGATGGCAATATAGTGCCAACAGCACAAAACAATATTCATTTTGAACTGAAGGGAGAAGGAAAAATTGTAGGTGTTTCCAGCGGAGACCCAACAAATCATCAATCGTTTAAAGGCATTCATCATAAAGCTCTCAATGGAAAATGTCTGGTGATTGTACAATCCGGAGAAATGGGTGGAACACTTCAACTCACAGCAACATCAGAAGGATTGCAGAATAAAGCCATTAAGATAATCATGAATTAA
- a CDS encoding RagB/SusD family nutrient uptake outer membrane protein: MKRINKYIFALSLLSIIGCSNDFLNTEPVTDLTDESFYQIPEHAYTALVGCYDGMQIVTGASGRTFYTASEVMSDDCFGGLGHSDPYDYQAVDEFDVRVAPAYQNLYNDTWIKYYQAIYRCNVLLQKIDQIDWTGQENTRNRYVGEARFIRAYLYFEMVRLWENIPLLTEPSTDNIPQADPDEVYTVIAQDLLYASENIPGETYSSTPGGRATRWAAKSLLARVYLYYTGYYGQSDLVGLVSRSGALAHLEDVIALSGHGLVSEFANLWPAASGNDYAGESNEEIVFSIKYTYTSDYNGNTDGNHWLVLFGMREFMYYPYGNGWGITVNPKLYDLYNANDSRQMASVIGIEEEEIPFDNLEGQREYTGYYNKKYTPMSDYDEDGNLVSVTQIVATGDFQIEQFQDYTVLRYADVLLMAAELGSANAQSYFDQVRQRAYGNNFTQLSVSQENIMAERHLEFALEGIRYWDLLRQGIDTAAGEIAESATVLNGGIEETKTISASNVQTTKGLSQIPSTQITLSGGVLQQNTGW; encoded by the coding sequence ATGAAACGAATAAATAAATACATATTTGCTTTGAGTCTATTATCCATTATAGGCTGTTCAAACGACTTTTTAAATACCGAACCGGTTACAGATCTTACAGATGAGAGTTTTTACCAAATTCCTGAACATGCTTATACTGCATTGGTAGGGTGTTATGATGGTATGCAGATTGTAACAGGAGCATCTGGCAGAACTTTTTATACTGCTTCAGAAGTTATGTCGGATGATTGTTTTGGCGGATTAGGACATTCCGATCCTTATGATTATCAAGCTGTTGATGAGTTTGATGTTCGTGTGGCACCAGCCTATCAAAATCTTTATAATGATACCTGGATTAAATATTACCAGGCTATTTATAGATGTAACGTGTTACTACAAAAAATTGACCAAATAGACTGGACAGGTCAAGAAAATACCAGAAACAGATATGTTGGTGAAGCCAGGTTTATTAGGGCTTATCTATATTTTGAAATGGTAAGGTTGTGGGAAAATATTCCATTATTAACTGAACCTTCAACAGATAATATACCTCAAGCAGACCCGGATGAAGTTTATACTGTAATTGCCCAGGATTTATTGTATGCATCCGAAAATATTCCAGGTGAAACCTATTCTTCAACTCCTGGTGGACGTGCTACAAGATGGGCAGCAAAATCACTTTTGGCCAGGGTATATTTATATTATACAGGATATTATGGACAATCTGACTTGGTAGGTTTAGTGTCCCGGTCTGGAGCACTTGCTCATCTTGAAGATGTTATAGCTTTAAGTGGGCATGGTTTAGTTTCCGAATTTGCCAATCTATGGCCTGCCGCTTCAGGAAATGACTATGCAGGCGAATCCAATGAAGAGATTGTGTTTTCAATAAAGTACACCTATACTAGTGATTATAACGGAAATACAGATGGAAATCATTGGTTAGTTTTGTTTGGCATGCGCGAATTTATGTATTACCCTTATGGAAACGGATGGGGAATTACAGTCAACCCTAAGTTATACGACCTTTATAATGCAAATGATTCTAGGCAAATGGCTTCAGTAATTGGAATTGAAGAAGAAGAAATTCCTTTTGATAATCTGGAAGGCCAAAGAGAATATACGGGTTATTACAATAAAAAATATACCCCTATGTCTGATTATGATGAAGATGGAAATTTAGTAAGCGTAACCCAAATAGTAGCAACAGGAGATTTTCAGATTGAACAATTTCAAGACTATACAGTATTGAGGTATGCTGATGTATTGTTAATGGCGGCAGAGTTAGGTAGCGCTAATGCCCAAAGTTATTTCGACCAGGTAAGGCAACGTGCCTATGGCAATAATTTTACCCAATTATCGGTATCTCAAGAAAACATAATGGCCGAAAGGCATCTGGAATTTGCCTTAGAAGGAATAAGGTATTGGGACTTACTCCGTCAGGGAATTGATACCGCAGCAGGTGAGATAGCTGAAAGTGCAACTGTTCTAAACGGAGGAATTGAAGAGACAAAAACAATATCTGCCTCTAATGTGCAAACTACAAAGGGATTATCTCAAATCCCAAGTACACAAATCACCTTGTCCGGTGGTGTTTTACAACAAAATACAGGATGGTAA
- a CDS encoding SusC/RagA family TonB-linked outer membrane protein produces MRSKFYDPSGILSLVIGMLLFLLGTQVALSQSSISVSGTVTDAQNGVPVPGASVVVKGQEGKGTSTDFDGKFTLEIDANAILVFSYIGYKTQEVNVNNQKTINIILETDIESLGEVIVIGYGVQRKELTTGSNLQINGDALEKQSTTNALQAMQGQAAGVQITSTSGQPGESLNVVIRGLGSTYSNAPLYIVDGVQTSDISYLNNSDIENISVLKDAASAAIYGSQAANGVILVTTKKGKKGKAQITFDQYFGIQTLAKKVDLLDAVEYMTIMNESRINSGQSRIYSEEQIASAGSGTDWMDQMFQDAITKNYTLGVTGGSENSSYSSSLSYLNQEGIVGGKDNSYYERYNFRFNSEHKLYNGRVTFGENLSYAWINNNGIGVGNQYNNALRSAFQVNPLFPMYDENGEFFNSTGYSETWLQGVSNPYAQMVYSNQNEYDTQKLVGNVYFEFELLKDLRFRTSLGIDYYATQGHTFTPVYELSVYSFSNQRKVTQNMGKGKSLIWDNLLTYKFNLNEDHHFETMVGTSSYKYDGHSMYGENVELIFDDLSHAWLSNASNTDGALITLTGGPDVIVKRMSYFGRLNYNYKGKYLLNATFRADGTSQFSENNRWGYFPSVSAGWVVTKENFMDSSSNWLNYFKLRASYGQVGNQNVEPFQYLARVRSQFTNYTFGETEGVLTSGVYPYNISNPDLKWEVAEEIDLGFDANLFDYKLNINFDWYRKEQKDWLIEAPILATAGAEAPIINGGSVINTGVELALTFNNRVNENFSYNVGFNGAYNKNKVGSIPTEDGIIHGLTGQLWDNSPEFYRAENGNPLGYFWGYETTGVFQTDDEVNNYVSGSGDLIQPDAEPGDLIYVDQDGNGVIDENDKTKIGDPNPDFTYGFSIGANYKAFDFSLQANGIAGNQLVQSYRNQTGSNQNWTTEILDRWHGTGSSNTIPKVTTDNKNFNEFSDIYIKDGDFLRISTVTLGFDIAKAAKINNFFADQMRLYFSVLNLYTFTHYNGMDPEVGFGVSDDTYNFSSGVDLGYYPRPRTYMIGMNIKF; encoded by the coding sequence ATGAGAAGTAAATTTTATGATCCTTCGGGAATTTTATCCCTCGTTATAGGAATGTTACTTTTTCTATTGGGTACCCAGGTTGCCCTGTCTCAAAGTAGTATTTCGGTATCTGGAACTGTAACGGATGCTCAGAATGGGGTTCCGGTACCTGGAGCCTCAGTAGTTGTAAAGGGGCAGGAAGGTAAAGGGACCTCAACCGATTTTGACGGAAAGTTTACATTAGAGATAGATGCCAATGCAATTTTGGTGTTTAGCTATATTGGCTACAAAACCCAGGAAGTTAATGTAAACAATCAAAAAACGATCAACATCATTTTAGAAACAGATATTGAATCGTTAGGCGAAGTAATTGTGATTGGTTACGGTGTACAAAGAAAAGAACTTACCACTGGATCCAATTTACAAATTAATGGTGACGCCCTTGAAAAACAAAGTACTACGAATGCTTTACAGGCAATGCAAGGTCAGGCTGCTGGTGTTCAAATTACATCAACCTCTGGCCAGCCAGGAGAAAGTTTAAATGTTGTTATTCGTGGTTTAGGATCAACATATAGCAATGCGCCACTTTATATTGTTGATGGTGTACAAACAAGTGATATTTCATATTTAAACAATTCAGATATTGAGAATATTTCAGTTTTAAAAGATGCGGCATCAGCCGCTATCTATGGTTCACAAGCAGCCAATGGAGTTATATTGGTTACCACTAAAAAAGGAAAAAAAGGTAAAGCGCAAATTACTTTTGATCAATATTTTGGGATTCAAACATTAGCGAAAAAAGTAGATCTTCTGGATGCTGTGGAGTATATGACTATTATGAACGAGTCCAGGATTAATTCAGGGCAAAGCAGAATCTATTCAGAAGAACAAATAGCCAGTGCAGGTAGTGGGACCGATTGGATGGATCAAATGTTTCAAGATGCTATTACCAAAAACTATACCTTAGGTGTAACCGGTGGGTCTGAAAATTCAAGCTATTCATCTTCATTATCTTATTTGAATCAGGAAGGAATTGTTGGTGGAAAAGATAATTCTTACTATGAAAGATATAATTTCCGTTTTAATTCAGAGCATAAATTATATAATGGCAGAGTTACATTCGGAGAAAATCTTAGTTATGCCTGGATTAATAACAATGGAATTGGAGTGGGAAATCAATATAATAATGCCTTAAGGTCAGCATTTCAGGTAAATCCGTTGTTTCCTATGTATGATGAAAACGGAGAGTTCTTTAACTCTACAGGGTACAGTGAGACTTGGTTGCAAGGCGTATCAAATCCTTATGCTCAAATGGTTTATTCAAATCAGAATGAATATGATACCCAGAAGTTAGTAGGGAATGTTTATTTTGAATTTGAGTTGCTCAAAGATCTTAGATTCAGGACAAGTCTGGGTATTGATTATTATGCAACGCAGGGTCATACTTTCACACCTGTTTATGAGCTTTCTGTTTACTCTTTTAGCAATCAAAGAAAAGTAACCCAAAATATGGGTAAGGGTAAGAGCTTGATATGGGATAATTTATTGACTTATAAATTTAACTTAAATGAAGATCATCACTTTGAAACCATGGTAGGTACATCATCTTATAAATACGATGGGCACTCAATGTATGGTGAAAATGTAGAGCTGATTTTTGATGATTTATCCCATGCCTGGTTAAGCAATGCTTCTAATACAGACGGAGCTTTAATTACACTTACTGGTGGACCAGATGTGATTGTTAAAAGGATGTCATATTTTGGTAGGTTAAACTATAATTATAAAGGTAAATATTTGTTAAATGCTACTTTTAGGGCCGATGGAACATCTCAGTTTTCTGAAAATAACCGTTGGGGGTACTTCCCTTCGGTATCAGCTGGTTGGGTGGTGACAAAAGAGAATTTTATGGATAGTTCTTCCAATTGGTTAAACTACTTTAAATTAAGAGCCAGTTATGGTCAGGTAGGTAATCAAAATGTAGAACCTTTCCAATATTTAGCCCGGGTAAGATCTCAATTTACAAATTACACATTCGGGGAAACTGAAGGGGTTTTAACCTCAGGAGTATATCCTTATAATATTAGTAACCCTGATTTGAAATGGGAGGTTGCCGAGGAAATTGATTTAGGTTTTGATGCCAATTTATTTGATTATAAATTGAACATAAACTTTGACTGGTACCGAAAAGAACAAAAAGATTGGTTAATTGAAGCACCTATTTTAGCAACAGCAGGTGCAGAAGCTCCCATAATTAATGGGGGTAGCGTTATTAATACAGGGGTTGAATTAGCATTAACTTTTAATAATAGGGTGAATGAAAATTTTAGCTACAATGTAGGCTTTAATGGTGCTTATAACAAAAACAAAGTAGGAAGTATTCCGACAGAAGATGGTATTATACATGGCTTAACCGGTCAACTTTGGGATAACTCCCCAGAATTTTATAGAGCTGAAAACGGAAATCCTCTGGGTTATTTCTGGGGATATGAAACAACTGGGGTTTTCCAAACAGATGATGAAGTAAATAATTATGTTTCCGGTAGTGGAGATTTAATTCAACCAGATGCAGAGCCAGGAGATTTAATTTATGTAGATCAGGACGGTAATGGCGTTATTGATGAAAATGATAAAACTAAAATAGGTGACCCAAATCCGGATTTTACATATGGTTTTTCCATTGGAGCTAATTATAAAGCATTTGACTTTTCGTTACAGGCAAATGGTATAGCAGGTAATCAATTGGTGCAATCGTACAGAAATCAAACCGGATCCAACCAAAACTGGACCACTGAAATTTTAGACCGCTGGCATGGGACAGGTTCATCAAATACTATCCCCAAGGTAACAACAGATAATAAAAACTTTAATGAGTTTTCAGATATCTATATTAAAGATGGAGATTTTTTAAGGATCAGTACAGTTACTTTAGGATTTGATATTGCTAAAGCGGCCAAAATAAATAACTTCTTTGCAGATCAAATGAGATTATACTTTTCAGTGTTAAACTTATACACGTTTACCCATTATAACGGTATGGATCCGGAAGTTGGATTTGGAGTTTCTGATGACACTTATAATTTTTCTTCAGGGGTAGATCTGGGGTATTATCCAAGGCCAAGAACCTACATGATAGGAATGAACATTAAATTTTAA
- a CDS encoding NUDIX hydrolase has translation MVKKFIDEESGKIIESSVMNAITIDCVIFGFNKGDLKILLIEHAEGISKGKWALPGGWIKEEESIDNAAQRLLRELTGLNNIYLEQLKAFGDTDRFPLGRVITIGYYALIKIEDYHIKAGFTASDAKWCKIRDIPQLIYDHNTILNYSLKHLRNRVRQAPIGFNLLPEKFTLLQLMQLYEEILGIEMDKSNFRRKILRMKLLQPLDEKQKDVSHRAAKLYRFDHNIYKKLTKKGFNFEF, from the coding sequence ATGGTCAAAAAGTTTATCGATGAAGAATCGGGAAAGATTATAGAAAGTTCTGTAATGAATGCCATAACCATAGACTGTGTTATCTTTGGATTTAACAAAGGAGATCTAAAAATATTGCTAATAGAACATGCCGAGGGTATTAGTAAAGGCAAATGGGCACTCCCTGGAGGATGGATTAAAGAGGAAGAAAGTATTGATAATGCAGCTCAAAGGTTACTGAGAGAACTAACAGGACTAAACAATATATATCTTGAGCAATTAAAAGCCTTTGGAGATACGGACAGATTTCCCCTTGGAAGAGTAATCACCATAGGATATTATGCTTTAATTAAAATTGAAGACTACCACATTAAAGCCGGATTTACAGCTTCAGATGCCAAGTGGTGTAAAATTAGGGATATCCCTCAACTTATTTATGACCATAACACCATTTTAAATTATAGCTTAAAACATCTAAGAAACAGAGTAAGACAAGCACCTATAGGCTTTAATCTTCTACCTGAAAAATTTACACTTCTACAACTTATGCAGCTTTATGAAGAAATTTTGGGCATAGAAATGGATAAATCAAATTTCAGAAGAAAAATTTTAAGAATGAAGTTATTACAGCCTCTAGATGAAAAACAAAAAGACGTGTCGCACAGGGCCGCCAAACTCTACCGGTTTGACCATAATATTTATAAAAAACTTACTAAAAAGGGATTCAATTTTGAATTCTAA
- a CDS encoding N-acetylmuramidase domain-containing protein, which yields MKTLRYKSYDPSVYLLEELLNKLGYNVYISNYFGIDTHNAIKDFQQKNNLVVDGIVGLKTWSKLLEAEQEFLKYNAKLLSEQDLIEFSQTYNLDLAVVKAVNEIESSGKGFLTDGRPKILFEGHIFWRELKNRGIDPSTLVNNNSKDVLYDKWTKKYYLGGSGEYKRLEKALKLSPAGEVHDAAYCSASWGAFQIMGYHYNSLGYNSIDDFVKKMYDHEREHLRAFGKFLEVNNLIRHLKNKDWTKFAKGYNGTGYKLNKYDEKLEKAYKKYSS from the coding sequence ATGAAAACACTCAGATATAAATCTTACGACCCTTCAGTCTATTTGCTTGAAGAACTCCTTAATAAATTGGGTTATAACGTATATATTTCTAATTATTTTGGCATTGACACTCACAATGCTATAAAAGACTTTCAACAAAAAAATAACCTGGTTGTTGACGGTATTGTTGGTTTGAAAACATGGTCAAAATTACTTGAGGCTGAACAGGAATTTCTTAAATACAATGCAAAACTTTTATCCGAACAGGATCTTATTGAATTTTCTCAAACCTATAACCTTGATTTGGCAGTTGTTAAAGCTGTCAATGAAATTGAAAGTAGCGGAAAAGGATTTCTAACAGATGGCCGGCCAAAAATACTGTTTGAGGGCCACATTTTTTGGAGAGAACTTAAAAACCGGGGAATAGATCCATCTACTTTAGTCAATAATAACAGTAAGGATGTTCTGTATGACAAATGGACAAAAAAGTATTATCTCGGAGGTTCGGGAGAATATAAAAGACTTGAAAAAGCTTTAAAACTAAGTCCGGCAGGAGAAGTTCATGACGCAGCTTACTGTTCGGCTTCCTGGGGAGCTTTCCAGATCATGGGATATCATTACAACAGTCTAGGATATAACAGCATCGATGATTTTGTAAAAAAAATGTACGATCACGAAAGAGAACATCTAAGGGCTTTCGGAAAATTTCTCGAAGTTAATAACCTTATCCGGCATTTAAAAAATAAGGATTGGACCAAATTTGCCAAGGGATATAACGGAACCGGTTACAAACTGAATAAGTACGATGAAAAACTGGAAAAAGCTTATAAAAAATATAGCAGTTAA